The sequence TTGCAGAAATATAAAGCGACGGACAACATGGACGACAGCCACAGAAAGACAATTCTGTCCATCCACAGTGAAGAGGGTGTCCGTGAGGTACTTCTATCTACATTGTATGCAGAGGCTAGTGCGCAAAAGGAAGATGTCGGCTGGGCCGAAAGCCGACTTTTCCGAACCATCCTGGCTTGGTCCAATTTCTTCGACGAATGTATTCTGGAGTCCAAAGGCACCCAACGCCAGGGCAAACTGCCATGGTCCAATATCGCGGATTATATAAAAAAGCTCGCCCAGAGTGAAGACGAGCCGCGCATGGCACTCATAGTGCACATTGCAGACGCCATGCGGCAGCATTTACCCAACGTTGTACATGCCGCACGGCGTATCCTTGTTCGGGAGCGTAAGATGATGCCCGCCCCGCGGGTGGCCGAAACTGACAATACTTGTCTGCAATGGTACATGCGACAGCCCGGCACCACCTCCACAGAAAAAGCAGCCGCTAACAGGCACCGGCTTATGGGTGTTTCACGTTACGAATCGCTGGACACTCTGGAGAACAAAGTACTCAAGGACTTTCTGGTTCGTTGCCGCTTGGAGTGCCGGCGTTATCTGAATTTTGACTGCAACCTGAATCAGCGCACGCATTCCGAGCGCGGAAGCAAAGTCAAATCCTTCGGCAACATCTGCGCCGAACTCAGGCAACTGCCGCAGCTCGCGAATATTTCTAGACCTCCAGCCATTCCAAAACCCAATTATGTGCTGCAGAACGACGTCCGCTACAAACGCATATGGAAGTACTACCTCAGACTGCTGCGGCAGGAGGACGAGGAGGATCGATTGTGGGACTGGCAGGCGCGTACCTGGACTGACATCAGCCGCCTATTGGTGAATGCCGCCCTTATGGCCTTGCGTGGCGAAACCGCTGGAAAGGTGGGGTATCGGTTCGAGGAAATCCTGGCTTCAGTATTCGAAATTCTGTTCGAACAGCGGCTGGGCATGCGCATAGAGCGGGGCTCTGAACCCGGTCCTTTTCTCGTTCGCCCTCCTAGGGGGAGGACAGGCAGGGACCTGGCCTTGGAAGTTGTTCATCCCGACCTCGCCGAAGAGCACGGGCTGGTGAGGCACTTTGGGCGTACGGGCGGCCACCTCTACCTGGTGTTCAGCCCGCTGGACGGCTCAAGGCAATCGGTCGTGGTGGTATGGGCAGCGCATACCGCTGCCTGTACGCCTTCTGCTCGACCCTCTTGGCAGACAATTGCAGATTCTGCCGCAAGAGCACTCAAGCGGCACGGTGATTTTCTGAGTGATCGTGCACAGGGCTTCCCTCATCTTTACGCCTTCGTGGTTGCCAGTGATGTGGACGCGCTGAAACCTGATTTGATTACTTCAGAAAATGGGAATGTACATCTTGTCGAGATACCCACCAGTCAGCAGTTTTGGGCTGAGGCGGTGGATTGGATTGCCTTGGTAATCGAAGAAGTATTGGGAAGACTGGTATGACCAGAGTGTATGGCATTTCCGCTTTCGGTTTGAACGACTCTGTTGCCAGTCCGGGCGATGGGTTGAAGAAAAGCGGTTTCTACGTGGCGGACGCAGTGTTGCCTAAACGCGCCCTTGGGCAGATCCGAACCGGCAATGAGGCAGAGCAGGAGCGTGTGCATTCAGGTCTCTATTGGCCTCCAGAGGCGAGGGTCAAGCCCGGTCAACCGCTTCGGCGATTGCCGATCCCGGTGGCCTGGTCGCTGCTGGTGGATGCAGGGGACACAACAGCGCCGGTTCGCTGGAACGCGGGTCATGGTGTATCGATTCCACTCGCAGACATTCTATCGGCCCACGTGCGGGGCCTGATGCATGAGAACGCGTTTGACGCCGATAATGACAGCCGGGCTGTGGTGGCCATCCCCAACCACCTGGACGAGTTCCACCAAGAGGCCATGCTGCAGGCATTCGGCACCGTCAGAGAAAGGATCTCACTGGTCTGGCGTGCTGTGGCTGCAGCTATGCGGTGGCTGGACGAGGCCATGCCTGAGAACCTCGAGCCGGGTGATTGGATGCTCGTGGCATACATGGGTGCGGACGGCATAGAGTTCACATCGTTCGAACTGCGCGAAGAGGTTTGCGAGGGCCGTCGCTTCCTGCTGCCCGTGCGCAATCGTCCCCGCCAATCACCCGGCCCTGCCGGCTGGCAGTGGGCTTGCGCCCTCGCCGTCAAGGCGGACCCCATATGTTCTAAAGATCATGGGGCATTCTGGCAAGCCTTCACCAATTTCCCTGAACTATGGGCTGCCATCGCCGGTCTGCAGTGGAAAACGCAGGAGCTTCCAAGGGCATGGTCCACTGGTAAAGGATGGAGATACTGGCATCCATCCCTGGACCTGTTTGATGAGGCCACCCGTTGCAGTATCGAAGGCGGGGGGCTTTTGCACGAGCTGATCAAAACATCGTGTTCCATTCCTCTTCGCCACCGCGAAAGCAAGGGAAAAACCTGGGGGCTGCACTTGATTGGGTCGTTTAACGAGGCCCTACAGCAGCGCCAAGGCCGCCTGCGCGGGGCGGTTGTCTGCGGGCCGCTCTACACTTCCAAGGCTCAAACATGGCTCCAGGACATCCACATAAATCTGCCTTACTTACAGGAGGCTCGTCCAGATACGCTGTGGCTGCCAAATGCAGTAGTGGACCCTGTCGCCACAGGAGCAAGGCTCTTTGGCCAACGCATAGCTGCGGGGCTTCCTACATACTTGGACACCCTGCCGGGGCTGGCTGTATATGCCGAAAAACCCGGGGGTGGATTAGAGTGGGTAGATGTAGTGGAAGCCAAAGAATGCGCGGGCGGGCAGGCTTATACTCGTAATATACCGGACCGTTTCTTCCTGAAAAAGCAAACCGACGCTTTGCATGTCTATTTGCAAAAGGAGACTCAAGAAAACGATACTGAGACGCCGTACCGCTACGATATAGTTAAATTCCCTTCAATCCCTGATAGAGACGTTAAATTGACAATCGAAGTGGAAATGCGCCCTGCCAGCGGCCTTGCCCGCGTGGTTATTGTTCCTGAAGAAGAGGAGACTTTCCAAGGCAGGGCTAAGATCTTCGATTACTCCAGAATGGAAAAAGTGGATGCAAGGGACCTGCCGGAACCAGCACTAAGATGGCCAGAGACGTTGCACCGCGAGGCTACAATCAGCGAAGACGCCTTTAAAGATTCCAGGTTTATAAGATTCATTGACCTTTCTGATAGTGCTTTACAAAGTGAATTCTTACAAAAATTGGACAACGTGAAAATTGCGCTGTATTCTTCTT is a genomic window of Desulfatiglans anilini DSM 4660 containing:
- a CDS encoding DUF2357 domain-containing protein codes for the protein MKGAVDVQLHLWPWSVGNGDESFNLIRGSANVPFYGSPVLSVSENATVLLARRYERFLPFGPKFKAVDGVYQLYQTPHGVVAQKAALQKYKATDNMDDSHRKTILSIHSEEGVREVLLSTLYAEASAQKEDVGWAESRLFRTILAWSNFFDECILESKGTQRQGKLPWSNIADYIKKLAQSEDEPRMALIVHIADAMRQHLPNVVHAARRILVRERKMMPAPRVAETDNTCLQWYMRQPGTTSTEKAAANRHRLMGVSRYESLDTLENKVLKDFLVRCRLECRRYLNFDCNLNQRTHSERGSKVKSFGNICAELRQLPQLANISRPPAIPKPNYVLQNDVRYKRIWKYYLRLLRQEDEEDRLWDWQARTWTDISRLLVNAALMALRGETAGKVGYRFEEILASVFEILFEQRLGMRIERGSEPGPFLVRPPRGRTGRDLALEVVHPDLAEEHGLVRHFGRTGGHLYLVFSPLDGSRQSVVVVWAAHTAACTPSARPSWQTIADSAARALKRHGDFLSDRAQGFPHLYAFVVASDVDALKPDLITSENGNVHLVEIPTSQQFWAEAVDWIALVIEEVLGRLV